One Nicotiana sylvestris chromosome 12, ASM39365v2, whole genome shotgun sequence genomic window carries:
- the LOC104244955 gene encoding uncharacterized protein — protein sequence MLRQGHLKELLSDKGRNNFSRGREHQGPPKPSSPALTINTIIGGSDDASVNDIKFTTTHKLKRSITCERYDRVEESIIFDESDIDGLTFPYNDSLIITLHILDTNVKRIMLDDGSGACIIHPRVLTQMRLEDKIVSRCIMLTGFNNVVERMSGEITLPILADGVTLETTFHIMDQATTYNAKVRHKFSPAINDAIHEEVEKLLEIGTIRELKYPKWIAT from the exons ATGTTGCGGCAAGGACACCTCAAAGAGCTGTTGAGCGACAAGGGTAGGAATAACTTTTCTAGAGGACGTGAACACCAAGGTCCGCCAAAGCCGTCATCACCAGCTCTTACTATCAACACGATCATTGGCGGTAGCGATGACGCCTCCGTCAACGACATTAAATTCACCACCACTCATAAGCTCAAACGATCTATCACCTGCGAACGGTATGACAGAGTTGAAGAAAGTATCATTTTCGACGAGTCAGATATTGACGGTTTGACTTTCCCTTATAATGATTCTCTCATCATTACTTTGCACATTTTAGATACTAATGTCAAACGTATCATGTTGGATGATGGAAGTGGAGCGTGCATTATCCATCCCCGAGTTCTCACCCAAATGAGACTCGAGGACAAGATAGTGTCGCGCTGCATCATGCTAACCGGTTTTAATAATGTAGTTGAACGGATGTCAGGAGAAATTACGCTTCCCATCTTGGCCGACGGCGTAACGCTGGAGACAACATTCCACATCATGGACCAGGCCACTACGTACAACGCCAAA GTCAGGCATAAATTCAGTCCAGCTATCAACGATGCCATCCACGAGGAAGTGGAGAAACTGTTAGAAATTGGCACAATCAGGGAGTTGAAGTACCCCAAATGGATCGCCACGTAG